From the Deltaproteobacteria bacterium genome, the window AAAGTTTAAAGATATGAGAGGTTCTGTGCCTGACGCTTCCCCATGTTGTATATCATGGAAGATGCCCAATAGCAAGGACTGGTCCCGGGAATAAAAGGCCGGCGTTGGGATGACGTATATGAACCATGATGTGAGCATTAAGTCACTGGAAGACCCACCCGCCGACACAGATAACAACGCCTGAAGGCGCCACCCATTTTTCGCCCTTTGGTTGCATGACCGAAATGACAAAATTCCCTTGAAGAGTCAACCAAAGAGCACCCCTGCATCGGTAATGCCTTTCAGCAGATTTTCTACCTCTGCGGCTCCCGCAGGATGCGCTCCAGGTGGGTTTCCACGACGGAGATCACCTCTTCCGCCTTCAGGTCGTCCAGACAGCGGCTCTTTTCGGTCCCCTGACATCCCTTCTGGCGGCAGGGCTGACACCACATCCCCTTGGTGGCCACGCAATGGCGTTCCCCCCTGGGGGCCCAGCTGAGCGGTGACGATGGGCCGAATATCCCTATTGTGGGAACATTGACGGCGCAGGCCATATGAAGGGCGGCGGTATCCACACCCACGAACAGGCTGCATGTCCGGAGTATCGCAGGGAGTTCTCCGATGGAGGTCTTTCCCGCAAGATTGAAGGCCCGGCCCCTGAACGCTTTTGTCAGCGCTTCTGCGCGGGCCTGTTCGGCTGAAGATCCTGTGACGATGACGGAGAACCCCCGTGTTCCGGTGAGGTGACGCATGAGGGAAATCCATTCCCTCGGCTGCCATTCCTTGTACTGCCACAGGGAAAAGGGATGGATGGCCGCGATGGGCCGCCGGTCCGGTATGCCGGCCTCCCTGAAAACGACCCGGGCCCTCTTTTTCCGCTTTTCCGGTATATGCAGGGCCGGGAAGGGATCCCCCGTTGATAAACCGAATGGTGCGAGGATATTGAGATTGTGTTCCGGGGCGTATTGAATGGCCTCGTTTACAGGCCGCACGAGATGGGTAAACAGATTGTTCCGCCACCACGGGCCCTCTTCTGCAAACCGGCCGATCCGGTACGGGGCCCCCGAAAGGAAGGCCGCGATGGCGCCCCGGGACCCGGTTCTGAGGTCAATGGCCAGAGAAAACCGTGGGTTACGGAGGGTCTTCAGGAATCGGGCATGGTAGGCGAGACCCCGGCGTAACCCGCGCCGCTGCTTGTCCACAGAGATGACGCCATCTGTCCATGGACAGTCTTCAGCCAGTTCCCGCGCATGTTCTCTGACGCACACCGTCAGCTCGTTGTCCGGGAAATGCCGGCGCAGGGTCCTGATAGCGGGCATGGTGAGGACCACATCGCCGATGTCCCCCAACTGGATAAGGAGGACCCCGCCTTTCGGTTCCGGCAGGACTATGCTTCCTTCAACCAACATGGCCCCTTCTCAGGGACATCCTTTCATGTGCCAGGCAATCAACTGAGCGTACATGACGAGCCTCCTGTTGAGATTCCTTTTCAGACCGAGGGTCAGGCCGACGCCTAAGAGCGAAATGGCCGTATTGATGAGCAGACGGGAAAAGATAATCACGCAGATGAGCGCATAGGACCCCGGTCGCCACTTCTTAAAATAGACGTATCTGGATCGATAAAAGAGGATACGGGCGTCCGCCCTGGCGGCCGCGCTCTTTCCCTGGGCATGATAGATCCGTGCTGAGGGAACAAAACAGATTTTCCACCCGGCCCGCTTCATCCGATACGCCCAGTCGGTTTCTTCCATAAAAAAGAAATATCGTTCGTCCAGGGGCCCCACTCGATCGACGGCCTCTTTTCGAACCATCATACAGGCGCCGATGCAGGAATCGACTTCAATCGGTCCGGTGTATTCCCGCCTTTTGCTGGGGAACCTCCGGGGAAAAAGGAGTCGAAGGAGGGTCTCATTGGATGCCAGGGAGAGGAGGGAGGGAAAATTGGCGATGGAATTCTGTCTGGATCCATCGCGGTTCAACAGTTGGC encodes:
- a CDS encoding glycosyltransferase family 2 protein, producing MTDISFIIVNWNTRDLLLACLDSVYKTLRGIPFEIWLVDNGSSDGSVTAAKERFPGIHVIENPANLGFAAAVNLALERLKGRYAVLLNTDAALTEGAVNRLYDFMQANPMVGIACGQLLNRDGSRQNSIANFPSLLSLASNETLLRLLFPRRFPSKRREYTGPIEVDSCIGACMMVRKEAVDRVGPLDERYFFFMEETDWAYRMKRAGWKICFVPSARIYHAQGKSAAARADARILFYRSRYVYFKKWRPGSYALICVIIFSRLLINTAISLLGVGLTLGLKRNLNRRLVMYAQLIAWHMKGCP
- a CDS encoding glycosyltransferase family 9 protein: MLVEGSIVLPEPKGGVLLIQLGDIGDVVLTMPAIRTLRRHFPDNELTVCVREHARELAEDCPWTDGVISVDKQRRGLRRGLAYHARFLKTLRNPRFSLAIDLRTGSRGAIAAFLSGAPYRIGRFAEEGPWWRNNLFTHLVRPVNEAIQYAPEHNLNILAPFGLSTGDPFPALHIPEKRKKRARVVFREAGIPDRRPIAAIHPFSLWQYKEWQPREWISLMRHLTGTRGFSVIVTGSSAEQARAEALTKAFRGRAFNLAGKTSIGELPAILRTCSLFVGVDTAALHMACAVNVPTIGIFGPSSPLSWAPRGERHCVATKGMWCQPCRQKGCQGTEKSRCLDDLKAEEVISVVETHLERILREPQR